The following coding sequences lie in one Falco naumanni isolate bFalNau1 chromosome 18, bFalNau1.pat, whole genome shotgun sequence genomic window:
- the IKZF3 gene encoding zinc finger protein Aiolos isoform X3 has product MDLSNSQEKPVAAEGQEVLTDCNLNKSQEMENMDIAEDMKEHSQSNEEAGDDVVKVKAEYSEREENALNSEHMETPEESEMPYTYPREYNEYESIKLERHSGSYDNIRPASGKMNCDICGLACISLNVLMVHKRSHTGERPFQCNQCGASFTQKGNLLRHIKLHTGEKPFKCHLCSYACQRRDALTGHLRTHSVEKPYKCEFCGRSYKQRSSLEEHKERCRTYLQNAGMCEAASVEARHIKAEMGSERALVLDRLASNVAKRKSSMPQKFIGEKRHSFDVNYNSSFMYEKESDVMQGRMMDQAINNAITYLGAEALRPLVQTPPAPTSEMVPVISSLYPIPLTRADVSNGTSQDAEKSHPHLRDKSLSSDRGLSPNNSGQDSTDTDSNHEERQNPTFHQSPMIAAQARNGLQSFKDFPRPYDIIKPPAICPRDAFKVINKEGEAIGVYRCDHCRVLFLDYVMFTIHMGCHGFRDPFECNVCGIAVPISVVIHPFPRGKVGPQRQGSRNNEFHSSLWPGLTFLAQILSASLGFKVKKNNCINFPDNGTSEER; this is encoded by the exons ATGGACCTAAGTAATTCTCAGGAAAAGCCCGTGGCTGCAG aaggacAGGAGGTTTTGACAGACTGTAATCTGAACAAATCccaggaaatggaaaatatggATATTGCAGAAGATATGAAGGAACACAGTCAGTCTAATGAAGAAGCAGGAG ATGATGTGGTTAAAGTGAAAGCTGAATACAGTGAAAGAGAGGAGAATGCTTTAAATTCAGAACATATGGAAACCCCAGAAGAATCTGAAATGCCTTACACCTATCCCAGAGAATATAATGAATATGAAAGCATAAAACTGGAAAGACATTCTGGCTCATATGACAACATCAGGCCAGCTAGTGGAAAAATGAATTGTGATATCTGTGGATTAGCCTGCATTAGCCTCAATGTCTTGATGGTTCATAAGCGTAGCCACACTG GTGAACGGCCATTCCAGTGTAATCAGTGCGGAGCTTCCTTTACTCAGAAGGGTAACCTCCTCCGCCACATTAAACTACATACGGGGGAAAAACCTTTTAAATGTCATCTTTGCAGTTATGCCTGCCAAAGGAGGGATGCGCTAACAGGTCACTTAAGGACACATTCTG TGGAGAAGCCATACAAATGTGAGTTTTGTGGAAGGAGCTACAAGCAAAGGAGCTCATTAGAGGAGCACAAGGAGCGGTGCCGTACTTATTTGCAGAACGCTGGCATGTGCGAGGCTG CAAGCGTGGAGGCAAGGCACATCAAGGCAGAGATGGGGAGTGAAAGAGCCCTTGTGCTGGACAGGCTAGCAAGCAACGTGGCAAAGCGAAAAAGCTCAATGCCTCAGAAATTTATTG GTGAGAAGCGACATAGTTTTGATGTTAATTATAATTCAAGTTTCATGTACGAAAAGGAAAGCGACGTAATGCAAGGACGCATGATGGACCAGGCCATAAACAATGCCATCACCTACCTCGGGGCAGAAGCCTTGCGCCCTCTTGTGCAGACGCCGCCAGCTCCCACCTCTGAAATGGTCCCCGTCATCAGCAGCCTGTACCCCATCCCGCTGACCCGCGCCGACGTGTCCAACGGCACCTCGCAGGATGCAGAGAAGAGCCACCCCCACCTAAGGGACAAAAGCCTGTCTTCTGACAGAGGCCTCTCCCCAAACAACAGTGGCCAAGACTCCACAGACACTGACAGCAACCACGAGGAGCGGCAGAATCCCACCTTCCACCAAAGCCCGATGATCGCTGCTCAGGCCCGCAACGGCCTCCAGTCCTTCAAGGATTTCCCGAGGCCATACGACATAATCAAGCCACCTGCCATATGCCCCCGCGATGCCTTTAAGGTCATCAACAAGGAAGGGGAAGCCATCGGGGTCTACCGGTGTGACCATTGCCGTGTTCTTTTTTTGGATTATGTGATGTTCACCATCCACATGGGCTGCCACGGGTTCCGCGATCCCTTCGAGTGTAACGTCTGCGG CATTGCTGTGCCAATATCCGTGGTGATCCATCCATTTCCACGAGGGAAGGTTGGACCACAGAGACAAGGCTCaagaaataatgaatttcaTTCCTCCCTCTGGCCTGGGCTCACTTTTTTGGCTCAAATACTTTCTGCCTCCCTGGGgtttaaggttaaaaaaaataattgtattaatTTTCCCGATAATGGTACGTCTGAAGAAAGATAA
- the IKZF3 gene encoding zinc finger protein Aiolos isoform X9 encodes MHPRQWISLKLGKTNVFYSQAGMDLSNSQEKPVAAEGQEVLTDCNLNKSQEMENMDIAEDMKEHSQSNEEAGVEKPYKCEFCGRSYKQRSSLEEHKERCRTYLQNAGMCEAASVEARHIKAEMGSERALVLDRLASNVAKRKSSMPQKFIGEKRHSFDVNYNSSFMYEKESDVMQGRMMDQAINNAITYLGAEALRPLVQTPPAPTSEMVPVISSLYPIPLTRADVSNGTSQDAEKSHPHLRDKSLSSDRGLSPNNSGQDSTDTDSNHEERQNPTFHQSPMIAAQARNGLQSFKDFPRPYDIIKPPAICPRDAFKVINKEGEAIGVYRCDHCRVLFLDYVMFTIHMGCHGFRDPFECNVCGIAVPISVVIHPFPRGKVGPQRQGSRNNEFHSSLWPGLTFLAQILSASLGFKVKKNNCINFPDNGTSEER; translated from the exons ATTCACAGGCAGGTATGGACCTAAGTAATTCTCAGGAAAAGCCCGTGGCTGCAG aaggacAGGAGGTTTTGACAGACTGTAATCTGAACAAATCccaggaaatggaaaatatggATATTGCAGAAGATATGAAGGAACACAGTCAGTCTAATGAAGAAGCAGGAG TGGAGAAGCCATACAAATGTGAGTTTTGTGGAAGGAGCTACAAGCAAAGGAGCTCATTAGAGGAGCACAAGGAGCGGTGCCGTACTTATTTGCAGAACGCTGGCATGTGCGAGGCTG CAAGCGTGGAGGCAAGGCACATCAAGGCAGAGATGGGGAGTGAAAGAGCCCTTGTGCTGGACAGGCTAGCAAGCAACGTGGCAAAGCGAAAAAGCTCAATGCCTCAGAAATTTATTG GTGAGAAGCGACATAGTTTTGATGTTAATTATAATTCAAGTTTCATGTACGAAAAGGAAAGCGACGTAATGCAAGGACGCATGATGGACCAGGCCATAAACAATGCCATCACCTACCTCGGGGCAGAAGCCTTGCGCCCTCTTGTGCAGACGCCGCCAGCTCCCACCTCTGAAATGGTCCCCGTCATCAGCAGCCTGTACCCCATCCCGCTGACCCGCGCCGACGTGTCCAACGGCACCTCGCAGGATGCAGAGAAGAGCCACCCCCACCTAAGGGACAAAAGCCTGTCTTCTGACAGAGGCCTCTCCCCAAACAACAGTGGCCAAGACTCCACAGACACTGACAGCAACCACGAGGAGCGGCAGAATCCCACCTTCCACCAAAGCCCGATGATCGCTGCTCAGGCCCGCAACGGCCTCCAGTCCTTCAAGGATTTCCCGAGGCCATACGACATAATCAAGCCACCTGCCATATGCCCCCGCGATGCCTTTAAGGTCATCAACAAGGAAGGGGAAGCCATCGGGGTCTACCGGTGTGACCATTGCCGTGTTCTTTTTTTGGATTATGTGATGTTCACCATCCACATGGGCTGCCACGGGTTCCGCGATCCCTTCGAGTGTAACGTCTGCGG CATTGCTGTGCCAATATCCGTGGTGATCCATCCATTTCCACGAGGGAAGGTTGGACCACAGAGACAAGGCTCaagaaataatgaatttcaTTCCTCCCTCTGGCCTGGGCTCACTTTTTTGGCTCAAATACTTTCTGCCTCCCTGGGgtttaaggttaaaaaaaataattgtattaatTTTCCCGATAATGGTACGTCTGAAGAAAGATAA